A region of Fimbriimonadaceae bacterium DNA encodes the following proteins:
- the ysdC_1 gene encoding putative aminopeptidase YsdC — protein MRAESLAFFQQIVNVPSPSGYEEHAAEIYRAYCKDFADRIHTDVHGNVWAIANPEAEMKIMLAGHMDEIGFIVHYISDEGFLSFSAIGGQDSTIPVGQRVWVHGKERVPGVIGRKAIHLLEEDERKKKPELKDLWIDIGASSRAEAESVVSLGDVATIQYEFQMLMGDRATARGFDNKMGSFIVAEALRLLKNDGGLDPGVGVYAVATVQEEIGLRGARTASFGIAPQTGLAVDVNHAIDYPGVSKMRYGQLDVGKGPSVMRGANSNPIVFEMIVAGAKAEEIPYQVDVAPGGTGTDGNAMQINMGGMATGILGVPLRYMHTPCELLAIKDVEDCARLMAAYCRQVKPDTDFTPRIRS, from the coding sequence ATGCGCGCAGAGTCGCTCGCCTTTTTCCAGCAGATCGTGAATGTTCCCTCCCCTTCGGGCTACGAGGAGCATGCCGCCGAGATCTACCGGGCCTACTGCAAGGATTTTGCAGACCGCATTCACACCGACGTTCACGGCAACGTTTGGGCGATCGCAAATCCAGAAGCGGAGATGAAGATCATGCTTGCCGGGCATATGGACGAGATCGGGTTTATCGTCCACTACATCTCAGACGAAGGGTTCTTGTCCTTCTCCGCAATCGGTGGGCAGGACAGCACCATCCCGGTTGGGCAAAGGGTCTGGGTTCACGGCAAGGAGCGGGTCCCGGGAGTCATCGGGCGAAAGGCGATCCATCTGTTGGAAGAGGACGAACGCAAGAAGAAACCGGAGCTCAAGGACCTATGGATCGACATCGGAGCGAGCAGCCGAGCGGAGGCAGAATCCGTCGTCTCTCTCGGCGACGTTGCCACGATCCAGTACGAGTTTCAAATGCTGATGGGGGACCGGGCGACCGCACGCGGCTTCGACAACAAAATGGGAAGCTTTATCGTGGCCGAAGCTCTGCGGCTGCTCAAGAACGATGGCGGACTCGATCCAGGGGTCGGCGTTTACGCGGTTGCGACGGTACAAGAAGAGATCGGCCTTCGCGGCGCCCGAACGGCCAGTTTCGGAATCGCCCCCCAAACCGGGCTCGCCGTCGACGTGAACCACGCGATCGACTATCCCGGCGTCAGCAAGATGCGATACGGGCAGCTCGATGTCGGAAAAGGCCCGAGCGTAATGCGGGGAGCAAACTCCAACCCGATCGTGTTCGAGATGATCGTGGCCGGAGCCAAGGCCGAAGAGATTCCCTACCAAGTCGACGTCGCGCCGGGTGGTACCGGTACCGATGGCAACGCCATGCAAATCAACATGGGAGGAATGGCGACCGGCATTCTGGGGGTGCCGCTACGATACATGCACACGCCTTGCGAGTTGCTGGCCATCAAGGACGTGGAAGACTGCGCTCGGCTAATGGCTGCCTATTGCCGACAAGTTAAACCCGATACCGATTTCACGCCGAGGATTCGTTCTTAA
- the csaA gene encoding putative chaperone CsaA encodes MTAYDAFQQVDMRLGRILRAEPNEAARKPSYKMWIDFGSEIGERTSSAQLTDLYQPEDLVGRLVIAAVNFGERSIAGFPSQVLVLGVPGPNGEVILLQPERDAPLGAKVF; translated from the coding sequence GTGACCGCTTACGACGCCTTCCAGCAGGTCGACATGAGGCTAGGCCGCATCCTTCGTGCGGAACCCAATGAGGCCGCCCGCAAGCCCTCGTACAAAATGTGGATCGACTTCGGATCGGAAATCGGCGAGCGGACGAGCAGCGCTCAACTGACCGACCTGTACCAACCTGAAGACCTCGTGGGCCGACTGGTTATTGCCGCGGTGAACTTCGGCGAACGGAGCATCGCCGGCTTTCCTTCGCAGGTGCTGGTCCTTGGCGTCCCTGGGCCCAATGGAGAAGTTATCCTGCTGCAACCCGAGCGGGATGCTCCACTCGGCGCGAAGGTGTTTTGA
- the ndk gene encoding Nucleoside diphosphate kinase yields the protein METTLVLIKPGGVKRSLIGEITRRIEQRDLRIVGMKLIHADRATVEEHYDEHRERPFFKDVCDYLTSGAIVAMAVQGVNAVKAIRTMMGATNPLEATPGTVRGDFALTIDDNLTHSSADAEAAERELGLWFKEGLVS from the coding sequence ATGGAGACCACCCTTGTCCTCATCAAACCCGGCGGCGTCAAAAGAAGCTTGATCGGCGAAATCACGCGCCGCATCGAGCAGCGCGACCTTCGAATCGTCGGAATGAAACTGATTCACGCCGACCGAGCTACCGTGGAGGAGCATTACGACGAGCACCGTGAGCGACCGTTTTTCAAAGACGTTTGTGATTACCTCACGAGCGGCGCCATCGTCGCCATGGCTGTGCAGGGTGTGAATGCGGTCAAAGCGATCCGCACCATGATGGGCGCAACCAATCCCCTGGAAGCCACGCCGGGCACGGTTCGGGGCGACTTCGCTCTAACGATCGACGACAATCTGACCCACTCGAGTGCCGATGCCGAAGCCGCCGAGCGCGAGCTTGGACTTTGGTTTAAAGAGGGCTTGGTTTCTTAG
- the glyA gene encoding Serine hydroxymethyltransferase: MPTATVHPHRIPLAEGDPAVADILRREEERQEHNLELIASENIASLAVRQAMMSVLTDKYAEGYPGKRYYGGCEVVDEAETLAIERVKQLFGCSFANVQPHCGAGANMAVYFAFMKPGDTLMAMNLAHGGHLTHGSPVNFSGQFYNVVPYGVDSETELIDYDEFHRLAVEHKPKIIVSGATAYSRQFDFKRIREIADEVGAIHMCDMAHYSGLIAAGEYPSPIPHCHVVTSTTHKSIRGPRGGMILWNDEELSKPINMMVFPGIQGGPLMHVIAAKAVCFGEALRPEFKTYQAQIRKNAHALAEAMIAEGFRIVSGGTDSHLMLVDLRPFGVNGKIAQHVLDTVNITTNKNSIPNDPEKPFVTSGIRLGTPAVTTRGMREPEMATIASLIARALRNREDEAALNGVRAEVVALTKRFPIHV; encoded by the coding sequence ATGCCGACCGCGACTGTTCATCCCCACCGCATTCCCCTCGCCGAAGGCGATCCCGCCGTCGCCGACATCCTGCGTCGGGAAGAGGAGCGGCAAGAGCACAACCTTGAGCTGATCGCAAGCGAGAACATCGCCAGCCTCGCCGTCCGCCAGGCGATGATGTCGGTCCTGACCGACAAGTACGCGGAGGGCTATCCGGGCAAGCGCTACTACGGCGGATGCGAGGTCGTCGACGAAGCCGAGACGCTCGCGATCGAGCGTGTGAAGCAGCTCTTCGGTTGCAGCTTTGCCAACGTCCAGCCCCACTGCGGAGCAGGAGCGAACATGGCCGTCTACTTTGCCTTCATGAAACCCGGCGATACGCTCATGGCGATGAACCTGGCCCACGGCGGTCACCTCACCCACGGTTCGCCGGTCAATTTCAGCGGCCAGTTTTATAATGTGGTTCCCTACGGAGTCGATTCGGAAACCGAACTGATCGACTACGATGAGTTCCACCGGCTCGCCGTCGAGCATAAGCCGAAGATCATCGTCAGCGGCGCGACCGCCTATTCACGCCAGTTCGACTTCAAGCGCATTCGCGAGATCGCCGACGAAGTCGGAGCCATTCACATGTGCGACATGGCTCACTACAGCGGGCTCATCGCGGCCGGAGAGTATCCCTCGCCGATTCCTCACTGCCACGTGGTCACGTCCACCACCCACAAGAGCATTCGCGGACCCCGCGGCGGGATGATCCTTTGGAACGACGAAGAGCTGAGCAAGCCGATCAACATGATGGTGTTTCCGGGCATCCAGGGCGGCCCACTGATGCATGTCATCGCGGCGAAAGCGGTGTGCTTCGGCGAAGCCCTCCGGCCAGAATTCAAGACCTACCAAGCTCAGATCCGGAAGAACGCCCACGCCCTCGCCGAGGCCATGATCGCCGAAGGCTTCCGCATCGTGAGCGGAGGCACCGATTCGCACCTGATGCTTGTCGACCTTCGGCCCTTCGGCGTCAATGGCAAAATCGCCCAGCACGTGCTCGACACGGTCAACATTACGACGAACAAGAATTCGATACCCAACGACCCCGAGAAACCCTTCGTGACCTCCGGCATTCGGTTGGGAACGCCGGCGGTCACGACCAGAGGCATGCGTGAACCGGAGATGGCAACGATCGCCTCGCTGATCGCCCGCGCCCTGCGAAACCGGGAGGACGAAGCCGCGCTAAATGGCGTGAGAGCAGAAGTCGTCGCTCTGACCAAGAGATTCCCGATTCATGTATAG